A window from Leptothermofonsia sichuanensis E412 encodes these proteins:
- the leuB gene encoding 3-isopropylmalate dehydrogenase has protein sequence MTQSFKITLLPGDGIGPEIMAVAVDVLNEIGKQSNLSFEFEEALIGGAAIDARGEPLPPETLEICKQSDAVLLAAIGGYKWDSLPRHLRPETGLLGLRAGLELFANLRPATILPQLIDASSLKREVVEGVDIMVVRELTGGIYFGQPRGIFATETGEKRGVNTMAYTESEIDRIGRVAFETARKRRQKLCSVDKANVLEVSQLWRDRMTALASEYPDVELTHLYVDNAAMQLVRNPRQFDTIVTGNLFGDILSDAAAMLTGSIGMLPSASLGSSGPGVYEPVHGSAPDIAGTDRANPLAMVLSAAMMLRYGLNQSESADRIEEAVLKVLDQDYRTGDIMSEGMTLLGCRAMGDALIQAIGGK, from the coding sequence ATGACACAATCCTTTAAGATTACACTCCTTCCCGGCGACGGAATTGGTCCCGAAATTATGGCAGTTGCCGTAGATGTGCTGAACGAGATCGGCAAACAGAGTAACCTATCCTTTGAATTTGAAGAAGCCCTGATTGGCGGGGCGGCGATCGATGCCAGGGGTGAGCCTTTACCCCCCGAGACGTTAGAAATCTGTAAACAAAGTGATGCCGTGCTGCTGGCGGCGATCGGCGGCTACAAATGGGACTCGCTCCCACGTCATTTGCGCCCCGAAACCGGGCTTTTGGGGCTGAGGGCAGGCTTGGAACTGTTTGCCAACCTGCGGCCTGCTACCATTCTGCCCCAGTTGATCGATGCCTCCAGCCTGAAGCGAGAGGTGGTCGAAGGTGTGGACATTATGGTGGTGCGCGAATTGACAGGGGGCATTTATTTTGGCCAGCCCAGAGGCATTTTTGCCACCGAAACTGGAGAGAAGCGGGGCGTCAACACAATGGCCTATACCGAGTCCGAAATTGACCGGATTGGGCGCGTCGCTTTTGAGACGGCTCGTAAGCGGCGGCAAAAACTCTGCTCTGTTGATAAGGCAAATGTCCTGGAAGTTTCCCAACTGTGGCGCGATCGCATGACTGCCCTTGCATCCGAGTATCCCGACGTGGAACTGACCCATCTGTACGTAGACAACGCTGCTATGCAGTTGGTGCGCAATCCTCGTCAATTTGACACAATTGTTACGGGCAACCTGTTTGGCGATATCCTGTCCGATGCGGCTGCCATGCTCACTGGCAGTATTGGGATGTTGCCCTCTGCCAGTCTAGGGTCCTCCGGTCCAGGGGTCTATGAACCCGTTCACGGCTCTGCCCCCGATATTGCAGGAACAGACAGGGCAAATCCGCTGGCAATGGTTCTCAGTGCTGCCATGATGTTGCGCTACGGATTAAATCAATCTGAGTCGGCGGATCGAATTGAAGAAGCTGTGCTAAAAGTGTTAGACCAAGATTACAGAACGGGAGACATCATGTCTGAGGGCATGACTCTACTGGGCTGTCGTGCGATGGGAGATGCATTGATCCAGGCGATTGGAGGGAAATAA